In Oryza sativa Japonica Group chromosome 1, ASM3414082v1, the genomic stretch TGCAATTCAGTATTTCAGAAGATGCTTATAAATTTTGGTTGGCCTTTCTGGTCAAAATATGTGCTTGCTATTCGGGATTGTGCACTTTCTTTCTATAGTAGCTTCTGTACTACTCTGCATCTTGTGCTCCTCTTTATTGCTTTACTGGAGAGAGTTGGCATTTACCTTTCTTTTACATTGAATACTGACTATATCCTCATAATGTTTTATATTTTCTCAACATATAGTTAAAACACAACAGCCTTTTTTGCCATCTTTCTGCTGTCGTTAAACTTTTAACCATGATTGGTAATTCATTGTTGTACGGCAAAGCGTGAGCTTTTATCTGGTTATTCTGTTCTTTTGTAATTGTAGAATTTCATACCAATGGTGTATCTGGGCTGCTAGTTTTAATGCTAATTTATGCTAATGTGATTTCATTTCTTGTGTGCAGAAATACCTGGGGATACAAATATTTAGGTTTTACTTCAAGTGTACGAAATGTTCAGCTGAGATAACTTTCAAAACGGACCCTCAGAATTCTGATTACACGGTGGAATCTGGGGCTAGTCGCAATTTTGAACCTTGGCGTGAAGAAGATGAGGTGGGTGATCCAGGGCATATCTTAGGCACATCTTATTTGTTTCGACTAATATTATATTGAAAGTGACAATGACGATGTATATTCCTTTTTTCAGGTAGCAGACAGAGAAAAGAGGAAACGAGATGAAGAGGAGATGGGTGATGCAATGAGAGCATTGGAGAATAGAGCAATGGATTCAAAGCAGGACATGGATATACTTGCTGCTTTAGAAGAGATGCGATCCATGAAGGTAGAATATGGTCTATGGGCATCTGTTCTTTTTTCtgtaaataaaaattgaaataagTCGGACTTAGTGTGCTGACATTGTTTTCTTGTGCCTTTTGCAGTCTAGACATGCTGGAGTCACAGTTGACCAGATGCTTGAAATTTTGAAGCGCTCTGCTCATGATAAGGTAAGATCTCAAAATAATTCTTTTGCTTTTGTTTAATGAATGAACAAGTCATTGTAGCCCCTAAACTATCTCAAGAATCAATCCTCAACTATGAAACTGTCCAGCATTCACCCTCTAACTCCTAAAACTAGACTAAATAACCCCATAACTCTGGTTTTAGTGGTGGCTTTTGCCATGAGGTACTAGATGCTTGCTGTTGGTGCCATTATGAACCTCCACCTCAGCATTACTCTTCATGTACATGAAAACATGATATAACCCAGCAAAATCTTCTCAACTTTCTTCGCTATACCTGCTTCTTGTGGTCGTTTCTGGAAGCAGTAGCAAACTTGATGTTACTACTCAGTAGGAAACCTTGGGTTTTAGGTGTTGGGAGTCGAGGATCTGGCCTTGTGGCCTTGTTGCTGCTAGGATGTAGAGCGATGGTGAAGGATCAGGGGCAGCGGTGACAGCTAGACCTGTGGATTAGGAGGCCATATCAACGGGTGAGGTGTTGGTGTTGGTTGGCTACCTCTTCTGTCATAGATGTTTATGATCTGCATGACCCAGCAAAAGGGAGCAATGTAGCTTTGATCTGAACCGCTAAAATAAAAATCATGAATTGTCTTGTTATTAATTGGATGGTGGATTTAATCTGCACTTGGTGAAAAGAGTCAGGAATCTCCATGCGAATAAATTGAATTGGAACTAGCCAGATTTGGAAAACAGTACATAGATGATAGAATTGACCTTGACGATTGAGCTGATATGCTTGCCCTGCAACCGTATGATattcatggtaatttacctGCTGGGATGCTTGTGCTCCCACAACCATGTACACCTTGTACTTTACCTTCTGCCCAGCAGCTTGCACTCTGCTCACCGGGGTTTCAACATGCTGTGTTAGCAGCATTGGGACTAGTAGGTTTGTCATGTCAGTGTGATGTAAAGGTGATGGTTGCTTGAAGCTGTTTTGTTAGACAGGCAAAGGACAGCGTGAAGATAAGAGAGTAGAAAGAAGCAGCACAGGGTGACTTTTTTTCCTgttattatttaattatttaactTAGATATGTTTTCCACCACATAGATGCCATGTCAGCATGATaccaggtactccctccgtttcacaatgtaagtcattctagcatatcccacattcatattgatgttaataaatctaggcatatatatttatctagattcattaacatcaatatgaatataggaaatgctagaatgacttacatcgtgaaacggaggaagtagtatggAGTGGTGGGCTATCACTCCCGTTCTGTTTTGAAGGGTGAACTTTAAACAATTCTGTTGTTGAGGGTGAAAACAGAccttttcctttaaaaaatgtttgacataGGATAGTTCAAGAGGGAGAAAACATAacttttcctttaaaaaatgtttgacataGGACTTTTCATCTTTTTGGTAATATTTATGATAGCTTCCTTACAAGCATGGGTGGCCATGGTGTGTAATCTGCCTGCTTAAATCTCGCATTGTTTTTCTAACGGTGATAATTTTGGGCAATGACAGGAGGAGAAAACAGTAGCTGAGCTagatgaagaagatgaaaaaCTTATCAAATCAATCACTTTTCGAGTAATCCTCTACCTCAACTTACATACATCCCTGCATGTGCAAAACTGTGTAGAGAGAGAAGTTACTTCGTACAAATTATAAGGCATTTTTTTAACTTGTGATCCTATTATTTAATGCAGAACTCCCAAGATTATGTAAAACGGATagaggatgatgatgacgatgatgaagaTTTGGTGATACCGGGCCAGTCGAGTAGCACATCAAAGGTACTTAGCACTCCTGTTTGATCTTGTAGGCTCCATATTCTTAACCTCCAGTTACAGTAAAAATCATTGGACATTAGCTGGCATTCACATATTACCAAACTAGCCCTGGCAGATCCATTAGGTACTAAAGCTTGCTAAGCTTTTATTTCCATCCCCCTTTGTCATTTAAACTGTAAAGTATTCAGCTTTTTCTTAATAGACGTATTGGATTTCTTAAATAGATAATACCTGCACTTTGAGCACTGAAGCTTTGTTCTGGTTGGAAaattttttagcatatatttttaGTTATTAGATTTAATGAACAGTTGGAGCTAGGGTAGAAGGCCAT encodes the following:
- the LOC4324443 gene encoding uncharacterized protein, producing the protein MGERKVLNKYYPPDFDPSKIPRRRQPKNQQIKVRMMLPMSIRCGTCGTYIYKGTKFNSRKEDVEGEKYLGIQIFRFYFKCTKCSAEITFKTDPQNSDYTVESGASRNFEPWREEDEVADREKRKRDEEEMGDAMRALENRAMDSKQDMDILAALEEMRSMKSRHAGVTVDQMLEILKRSAHDKEEKTVAELDEEDEKLIKSITFRNSQDYVKRIEDDDDDDEDLVIPGQSSSTSKMNGSSQSVSNATDVLTKTSGSDNANKEGNKIWPSKMPKFIVKPKSTPTDPIKKQKTETTAGPDTGKAPVAEENSEPAQNNVLQSLCQNYDSDESE